In Aliivibrio wodanis, a genomic segment contains:
- a CDS encoding putative transcriptional regulator, XRE family codes for MSDFKKYLANRKANDIDFSDGYEEGYQSFKFGALLKEARKDAGLTQVDLASKLQTQKSAISRIENHSDDVKLSTLERFASALGKKLEIRLV; via the coding sequence ATGAGTGACTTTAAAAAATATTTAGCTAACCGTAAAGCAAACGACATCGATTTTTCTGACGGATATGAAGAAGGTTACCAATCGTTTAAATTTGGCGCTTTGTTGAAAGAAGCGCGTAAAGATGCAGGATTAACTCAGGTCGATTTAGCATCAAAGCTCCAGACACAAAAAAGTGCTATATCACGAATTGAAAACCATTCAGATGATGTCAAATTATCAACTCTTGAACGTTTTGCTTCAGCATTAGGTAAAAAATTAGAAATTCGCTTGGTGTAA
- a CDS encoding putative chloramphenicol acetyltransferase, with amino-acid sequence MNNYFESPFVGKSLKEQVTNPNIIVGKHSYYSGYYHNHSFDDCARYLLADRTDIDKLIIGSYCSIGSGAVFMMAGNQGHQNNWVSTFPFFYQDDENFSDAKDGFERSGDTIIGNDVWIGTEAMIMSGVTVGDGAIIASRAVVTKNVAPYSIVGSNPAKHIRYRFSESEIAQLLEMKWWQWSDDQIKGAMSLMCSSNISGLYDYWQNQNRL; translated from the coding sequence TTGAACAATTATTTTGAAAGCCCTTTTGTGGGTAAATCACTCAAAGAACAAGTGACTAATCCTAATATCATTGTGGGTAAGCATAGTTACTATTCTGGCTATTATCATAATCATAGCTTTGATGATTGTGCTCGTTATTTATTGGCTGATAGAACGGATATTGATAAATTAATTATTGGTAGTTATTGCTCAATTGGTTCGGGTGCTGTTTTCATGATGGCGGGAAATCAAGGACATCAAAATAATTGGGTTAGTACATTTCCATTTTTCTACCAAGACGATGAAAATTTCTCAGATGCCAAAGATGGGTTTGAACGTTCAGGTGATACGATTATTGGTAATGACGTTTGGATTGGTACTGAAGCCATGATTATGAGCGGTGTAACCGTAGGTGATGGGGCAATAATTGCAAGTCGAGCTGTCGTAACTAAAAATGTGGCACCTTATTCTATTGTAGGCTCAAATCCTGCTAAACATATTCGTTATCGTTTTTCTGAAAGTGAAATTGCTCAGTTGTTAGAAATGAAATGGTGGCAATGGAGCGATGACCAAATCAAAGGTGCAATGAGTTTAATGTGTTCGTCAAATATCAGTGGTCTTTATGATTATTGGCAAAATCAGAATCGCTTATAA
- a CDS encoding putative stability protein yields MTTRILADVAASITEFKANPMKVASSAYGEAVAVLNRNEPAFYCVPAEAYELLMDRVEDLELLSLAAERENEETISVNIHDL; encoded by the coding sequence ATGACTACTAGAATTTTAGCTGATGTTGCAGCAAGTATTACCGAGTTTAAAGCTAACCCAATGAAAGTTGCTTCAAGTGCTTATGGCGAAGCTGTTGCTGTACTAAACAGAAATGAGCCTGCATTTTATTGTGTACCAGCTGAAGCTTATGAACTTTTGATGGATCGAGTTGAAGATCTAGAACTATTATCTCTTGCCGCAGAACGAGAGAATGAAGAAACTATTTCGGTAAACATCCATGACTTATAA
- a CDS encoding plasmid stabilisation system protein, producing MTYKLDFKKSAYKEWNKLGATLREQFKKKLLERLDNPHVPASKLSGADNLYKIKLRQSGYRLVYKVEDDVIIVTVLAVGKRERSDVYKKAMHRI from the coding sequence ATGACTTATAAGTTAGATTTCAAAAAGAGCGCATATAAAGAATGGAATAAACTTGGTGCAACGCTTCGTGAACAATTTAAGAAAAAACTATTAGAACGCTTAGATAATCCTCACGTTCCTGCGTCAAAGCTATCAGGCGCTGATAATTTATACAAAATTAAGCTACGACAGTCTGGTTACCGATTAGTATACAAAGTTGAGGATGACGTAATAATTGTCACCGTTTTAGCTGTTGGTAAAAGAGAACGCAGCGACGTATACAAAAAAGCGATGCACAGGATTTGA
- a CDS encoding putative methyltransferase, protein MSFYENEKNVDKYISMCGGYDGSNLHEFLSEHLKPTSWLLELGCGAGSDIDALKERYKVTGSDFSLEFLKRCSYRHPDIEFLQLNACDLQLERQFDCLFSNKVLHHLSNLDLKESLKNQLSLLNSNGLIAHSFWLGEGSEEMEGLTFNYYLKESLLAMISEFYTIVGTLDYFEFEKGDSIFIVAEKPA, encoded by the coding sequence ATGAGTTTTTATGAAAACGAAAAGAATGTAGATAAGTACATAAGTATGTGTGGGGGCTATGATGGTTCTAATTTACATGAATTCCTTAGTGAGCATCTAAAACCTACAAGTTGGTTACTGGAATTAGGTTGCGGTGCAGGCAGTGACATTGATGCTTTAAAAGAAAGATACAAAGTTACAGGATCTGATTTTTCGCTAGAGTTTCTCAAACGTTGCAGTTATCGTCATCCAGATATTGAATTTCTTCAATTGAATGCGTGTGACTTACAATTAGAACGCCAGTTTGATTGTCTTTTTTCAAATAAAGTTTTACATCATTTATCGAATTTAGATTTGAAAGAATCGTTAAAAAATCAGCTCTCTTTACTTAATAGTAACGGATTAATAGCTCATAGCTTTTGGTTGGGTGAGGGTAGCGAAGAAATGGAAGGTCTAACGTTTAACTATTATTTGAAAGAGTCATTATTAGCAATGATTTCAGAGTTTTATACAATAGTTGGTACTTTAGACTATTTTGAATTTGAAAAAGGTGACTCAATATTTATAGTTGCTGAAAAACCGGCATAA
- a CDS encoding putative uncharacterized protein (No significant database matches) — MNLICYLSNFLVMGMQNTDTMTGGWVRNKICLSVADLVIDIYQEPELINAKKSDLKGQFVESTKLVVKDIKEQDIEHVVDVVQKISVLLSFAICSEVSFYAWNIEGTNKSHVWSVRGAYHYFRPPFCCDDTSHIKKLLESSFNTYSEIYEQRALNVVVDLFNTPEVNNLQIELKLATLFILLENLKSSYAKSKDYKYKRGFYWSPNNEKYIFKTLLQEMFESVSMDVSLTEIKNLRNEIIHSGLSHLSHEEEILIYARCRDIITEYFLRLIKYKGSFDTYESRCTHSKEIA, encoded by the coding sequence ATGAACTTAATTTGTTATCTTTCAAATTTTTTAGTTATGGGAATGCAAAATACAGACACCATGACTGGCGGCTGGGTAAGAAATAAAATCTGCTTGTCTGTTGCAGACCTAGTTATCGATATTTATCAAGAACCTGAGTTAATTAATGCAAAAAAGAGTGACTTAAAAGGTCAGTTTGTAGAGTCTACAAAATTAGTTGTCAAAGATATAAAAGAACAAGATATCGAGCATGTCGTAGACGTTGTTCAGAAAATTAGTGTTTTACTTTCTTTTGCGATATGTTCCGAAGTTAGCTTTTATGCTTGGAATATAGAAGGTACAAACAAATCACATGTTTGGAGTGTCAGAGGTGCATATCATTACTTCAGGCCACCATTTTGCTGTGATGATACTTCCCATATAAAGAAGTTACTTGAATCTAGTTTTAATACTTATTCGGAAATTTATGAACAAAGAGCCTTAAATGTTGTGGTTGATCTGTTCAATACACCGGAAGTGAATAATCTACAAATAGAGCTGAAATTGGCTACTTTGTTTATTTTGTTAGAAAACTTGAAATCCTCTTATGCTAAATCTAAAGATTATAAATACAAGCGTGGCTTTTATTGGTCTCCAAACAATGAGAAATACATCTTTAAGACGCTTCTTCAAGAAATGTTTGAGTCAGTCAGCATGGATGTTAGCTTGACTGAAATAAAAAACCTTCGAAATGAAATCATACATTCAGGTTTAAGCCACTTATCTCATGAGGAGGAAATTTTAATCTATGCAAGATGCAGAGATATAATAACGGAATATTTTCTTAGGCTAATTAAATATAAAGGTAGTTTCGATACCTATGAGAGCAGATGTACGCATAGCAAAGAAATTGCCTAA
- a CDS encoding putative acetyltransferase — protein sequence MELVVPSLELESEFLAFFEDYAANDISNIESYLLGKEDFSSYIQSLTDESNGINLREGFVPCSHFWLINDNQSILGVVRIRHNINNEFLALEAGHIGYDIAPSFRRNGYGKSILKLALTKAKELGLNRVLLTADEDNIASRKIIESNGGKFENIVMGKVFPNPLARYWVRC from the coding sequence ATGGAATTAGTTGTACCATCATTGGAATTGGAGTCAGAATTCTTAGCTTTCTTTGAGGATTATGCAGCCAACGACATTAGTAATATTGAATCCTACTTATTGGGAAAAGAGGATTTTTCTTCGTATATTCAAAGTTTAACTGATGAAAGTAACGGGATTAACTTACGTGAAGGTTTTGTCCCATGTAGCCACTTTTGGCTAATTAATGATAATCAGTCTATTTTGGGTGTGGTTCGTATTCGTCACAATATAAATAATGAGTTTCTAGCACTGGAAGCAGGTCATATTGGTTATGATATAGCACCATCATTTCGCCGAAATGGTTATGGAAAATCGATACTCAAATTGGCTTTAACTAAAGCTAAAGAACTTGGGCTCAATCGAGTGCTATTGACTGCTGACGAAGACAATATAGCTTCACGAAAAATCATAGAAAGTAACGGTGGTAAATTTGAAAATATCGTAATGGGTAAGGTCTTTCCGAATCCATTAGCAAGGTATTGGGTACGCTGTTAG
- a CDS encoding transposase, IS110 family: MGHQYKQLTLSERYQIEAWNTHSISAREIGQKLKRSNGSISRELRRCPVGSYSAEQAHKHAFQKRTLSIKHTKCGQKNKKIIQIYLQLGWSPEQISGRMHKEKIENTICCSTIYNVVKREHWQRMLARKGKKYKQRKGVEAGARLIPNRADISLRPAIVDDNSEIGHWEGDTVYGQDGYLVTMVERVSKLLVTCKVRSKSKKAVTRGINRMMKPFKELCKTITFDNGGEFAGHAKIAKHLNCDIYFAKPYHSWQRGLNENTNGLLRRFFPKGMAIGELAAKEVKQAEFLINSRPRKALNFLSPSEFLSGKRVSVIVTI, translated from the coding sequence ATGGGACACCAATATAAGCAACTGACACTAAGTGAAAGATACCAGATTGAAGCTTGGAATACACATAGTATTTCTGCTCGGGAAATAGGACAAAAATTAAAACGGAGCAATGGCTCCATTTCAAGGGAATTACGACGCTGTCCTGTTGGAAGTTATTCTGCCGAGCAAGCGCATAAACATGCTTTTCAAAAAAGAACACTTTCAATTAAGCACACAAAGTGTGGCCAAAAGAATAAGAAAATAATTCAAATATACCTACAACTTGGTTGGAGCCCAGAGCAAATATCTGGACGAATGCATAAAGAAAAAATAGAAAATACAATATGTTGCAGTACTATTTACAATGTAGTTAAAAGAGAGCATTGGCAAAGAATGCTTGCTCGAAAAGGTAAAAAATACAAACAGCGTAAAGGTGTAGAAGCTGGAGCAAGACTAATTCCCAACCGCGCTGATATCTCTCTCCGGCCTGCTATTGTTGACGATAACTCAGAAATTGGCCACTGGGAAGGTGATACTGTTTATGGTCAAGATGGGTATTTAGTCACTATGGTAGAGCGAGTATCTAAGCTATTAGTTACTTGCAAAGTACGTAGCAAGTCTAAAAAAGCAGTCACTCGTGGGATAAATCGCATGATGAAGCCCTTTAAAGAACTTTGCAAAACAATCACATTTGATAATGGCGGAGAGTTTGCGGGTCATGCTAAGATAGCTAAGCATCTGAACTGTGACATTTATTTTGCTAAACCTTACCATTCCTGGCAACGAGGTTTGAATGAAAATACCAATGGTTTACTAAGGCGTTTTTTCCCAAAGGGAATGGCCATTGGAGAACTTGCTGCAAAAGAGGTTAAACAGGCAGAGTTTTTGATTAATTCGAGACCTAGAAAGGCATTAAATTTTCTGAGTCCGAGTGAGTTTTTAAGCGGTAAGCGTGTGTCGGTTATTGTTACGATCTAG
- a CDS encoding putative acetyltransferase, GNAT family encodes MELVVPSLELESEFLAFFEDYAANHISNIESYLLGKEDFSSYIQSLTEESNGINLREGFVPCSHFWLINDNQSILGVVRIRHNINNEFLALEAGHIGYDIAPLFRRNGYGKSILKLALTKAKELGLNRVLLTADEDNIASRKIIESNGGKFENIIMGKVFPNPLARYWVRC; translated from the coding sequence ATGGAATTAGTTGTACCATCATTGGAATTGGAGTCAGAATTCTTAGCTTTCTTCGAGGATTATGCAGCCAACCACATTAGTAATATTGAATCCTACTTATTGGGAAAGGAGGATTTTTCTTCGTATATTCAAAGTTTAACTGAGGAAAGTAACGGGATTAACTTACGTGAAGGTTTTGTCCCATGTAGCCACTTTTGGCTAATTAATGATAATCAGTCTATTTTGGGTGTGGTTCGTATTCGTCACAATATAAATAATGAGTTTCTAGCACTGGAAGCAGGTCATATTGGTTATGATATAGCACCATTATTTCGCCGAAATGGTTATGGAAAATCTATACTCAAATTGGCTTTAACTAAAGCTAAAGAACTTGGGCTCAATCGAGTGCTATTGACAGCTGACGAAGACAATATAGCTTCACGAAAAATCATAGAAAGTAACGGTGGTAAATTTGAAAATATCATAATGGGTAAGGTATTTCCGAATCCATTAGCAAGGTATTGGGTACGCTGTTAG
- a CDS encoding membrane protein (No significant database matches) has product MTRKKIITWIGVISGLITILLVFDNPFQDKADLVAYVENQETLYPVQNSEGEIDYNSQYSLKMTLKNVGELPAKDVHISVKDARGFAVIKYDSVYKKIENSTSVYIGRLEAGTEAEIFYWGSFYSVTYFGIDENFSISSSDSGKAELRTDIKGDNVIWYIEKYFVLIVTSLFILGAIYLQVWAQRQVPVATKSEYPDDFEKQLDKLNHAWSIGIITEKEFQSKGKLILDKYLNQDGQA; this is encoded by the coding sequence ATGACAAGAAAAAAAATTATTACATGGATTGGTGTTATAAGTGGCTTAATTACTATTTTGTTAGTTTTTGACAATCCATTTCAAGATAAAGCAGATTTGGTTGCTTACGTAGAGAATCAAGAAACGCTTTATCCTGTTCAAAATAGTGAAGGTGAGATTGATTATAACTCTCAATATAGCTTAAAAATGACACTTAAGAATGTTGGCGAATTGCCAGCGAAAGATGTTCATATTAGTGTTAAAGATGCAAGAGGATTCGCTGTAATAAAATATGATAGTGTTTACAAGAAAATTGAAAATAGCACTTCTGTTTATATTGGGAGATTGGAGGCAGGTACAGAGGCTGAAATATTCTATTGGGGTTCTTTTTATTCGGTTACCTACTTTGGAATTGATGAGAACTTTTCTATTTCGTCGTCTGATAGTGGAAAAGCAGAACTTCGTACGGATATAAAAGGAGATAACGTAATTTGGTATATAGAAAAATATTTTGTATTGATCGTTACCTCGCTATTTATCTTAGGTGCCATTTATCTACAAGTTTGGGCTCAGAGACAAGTTCCAGTAGCGACTAAAAGTGAGTACCCAGATGATTTTGAGAAACAATTAGATAAGCTGAATCATGCATGGAGTATCGGAATCATAACAGAAAAAGAGTTCCAATCGAAAGGTAAGCTTATATTGGATAAGTATCTTAATCAAGATGGACAGGCATAA
- a CDS encoding putative uncharacterized protein (No significant database matches) yields MSNSFIQNFQPEKFKVFVRFMIQVAKEKRCVTYNEIENIFGFSHNQAGLYAGALGHYCLFNEYPALNSLIINSTNCEPSHGFDWYHEQYDISWGEMISSCFRFYHVTQSAEKKAQDFGGRDSDVCNWLDEDEAIKYLSGNFSY; encoded by the coding sequence ATGAGCAATAGTTTTATTCAAAATTTTCAACCAGAAAAATTCAAAGTATTTGTACGCTTCATGATTCAAGTAGCGAAGGAAAAACGTTGCGTTACATATAACGAAATTGAAAATATATTTGGGTTTAGTCATAATCAAGCAGGTTTATATGCAGGCGCTTTAGGGCATTACTGTTTATTTAATGAGTACCCAGCTTTAAATTCTTTGATTATTAATTCTACGAATTGCGAACCAAGTCATGGTTTTGATTGGTACCATGAACAGTACGATATCAGCTGGGGGGAAATGATTAGTTCTTGTTTTCGTTTCTATCATGTTACTCAATCAGCTGAAAAAAAAGCGCAGGATTTTGGTGGTAGGGATTCAGATGTTTGCAACTGGTTAGATGAAGACGAGGCGATTAAGTATTTAAGTGGTAATTTTAGTTATTAG
- a CDS encoding putative ribosomal protein N-acetyltransferase, with amino-acid sequence MENERIKLVPPSLKYAGAMLTVINESQAELSQFLPWVSESLTENELKHNIKEALANFTNFTGEFWFNIIEKETGLFIGVIGFIVRDKSVSYFEIGYWLQTSKVGKGYITEAVNLIEKYAFTDNHAQRLEIKMASSNLKSQAVAKRCGFQFEAQLTNARRLPSGELDNTLVYAKMCL; translated from the coding sequence ATGGAAAATGAGAGAATAAAATTAGTCCCACCATCTTTGAAATATGCGGGGGCAATGCTGACTGTTATTAATGAAAGTCAGGCTGAATTATCCCAGTTTTTGCCTTGGGTTTCTGAATCGTTAACAGAGAATGAACTCAAGCATAATATCAAAGAGGCTCTAGCTAATTTTACCAATTTCACTGGTGAGTTTTGGTTTAATATCATCGAAAAAGAAACTGGCTTATTTATCGGTGTTATCGGGTTTATTGTTCGAGATAAATCTGTTTCTTACTTTGAAATTGGCTATTGGTTACAAACGTCGAAAGTAGGTAAGGGTTATATAACAGAAGCTGTAAATCTTATTGAAAAATATGCCTTCACTGATAATCATGCTCAACGATTAGAAATCAAAATGGCTAGCTCAAACTTAAAAAGTCAGGCTGTAGCAAAGCGTTGTGGTTTCCAATTTGAAGCTCAATTAACGAATGCTCGACGTTTACCATCGGGTGAATTGGATAATACTTTGGTTTACGCCAAGATGTGCTTATAA
- a CDS encoding putative addiction module antidote protein, producing MAMHNPPHPGEFIHDVYMEPFGYSCRFVAKQLDVAASTLNRVIKGKSSISPEMALRLSKSLGRTPESWLTMQDNYDLWQAKQNVNLTKVHTINFAMA from the coding sequence ATGGCTATGCACAATCCCCCACATCCAGGTGAGTTTATCCATGACGTTTATATGGAACCATTTGGCTATAGCTGTCGCTTTGTTGCTAAACAACTTGATGTTGCGGCTTCAACTCTAAATCGAGTGATAAAGGGTAAGAGTTCAATTTCACCTGAAATGGCATTACGTCTTTCAAAATCACTAGGTCGTACGCCTGAAAGTTGGTTAACAATGCAAGACAATTACGATCTATGGCAAGCAAAACAAAACGTGAATTTAACTAAGGTGCACACGATCAATTTTGCTATGGCGTAG
- a CDS encoding addiction module killer protein, with amino-acid sequence MIKTFKHKGLKKFFETGSKAGIQAKHDRKLRMQLAAIDTATIIDDVDLPGFKLHPLKGDRDGIWSITVNGNWRVTFEFIDGNAYILNYEDYH; translated from the coding sequence ATGATTAAAACATTTAAGCACAAAGGTCTTAAAAAGTTTTTTGAGACTGGCAGTAAAGCGGGCATTCAAGCGAAACATGATCGCAAATTGAGAATGCAATTAGCCGCGATAGATACTGCAACCATTATTGATGATGTTGATTTGCCGGGTTTCAAACTTCATCCTTTGAAAGGGGATAGAGATGGAATTTGGTCAATTACAGTAAATGGTAACTGGCGTGTTACTTTCGAATTTATCGATGGTAATGCTTACATTTTAAATTACGAGGATTACCATTAA